A genomic segment from Corylus avellana chromosome ca5, CavTom2PMs-1.0 encodes:
- the LOC132182312 gene encoding uncharacterized protein LOC132182312 isoform X5 — protein sequence MARARFPGTCRCQPRCPRRSRRSFHSRSTPRIGGGGGDKICWMQKNPPLSPRKTDCKHHLYYKDLIFRGPVKRCHVRIRSYKKS from the exons atggctcgtgcccggtttccaggaacttgccgctgccagccccgctgtccacgccgctctcggaggtcgtttcactctcgcagtacgccgcggatcggaggcggaggaggtgataagattt GTTGGATGCAGAAGAATCCTCCACTGTCTCCAAGGAAAACAGATTGCAAGCATCACTTGTATTAcaag GATTTGATCTTTAGAGGCCCAGTGAAGAGATGCCATGTGCGA ATCAGGAGCTACAAGAAGTCTTGA
- the LOC132182312 gene encoding uncharacterized protein LOC132182312 isoform X1, which yields MARARFPGTCRCQPRCPRRSRRSFHSRSTPRIGGGGGDKICWMQKNPPLSPRKTDCKHHLYYKDLIFRGPVKRCHVRVRSGATRSLEPSRTVIRFGEDVKTPYLTS from the exons atggctcgtgcccggtttccaggaacttgccgctgccagccccgctgtccacgccgctctcggaggtcgtttcactctcgcagtacgccgcggatcggaggcggaggaggtgataagattt GTTGGATGCAGAAGAATCCTCCACTGTCTCCAAGGAAAACAGATTGCAAGCATCACTTGTATTAcaag GATTTGATCTTTAGAGGCCCAGTGAAGAGATGCCATGTGCGAGTAAG ATCAGGAGCTACAAGAAGTCTTGA ACCCTCCAGAACTGTGATCAGATTTGGTGAAGATGTAAAAACTCCTTATCTCACAAGCTAA
- the LOC132182312 gene encoding uncharacterized protein LOC132182312 isoform X3, which yields MARARFPGTCRCQPRCPRRSRRSFHSRSTPRIGGGGGDKICWMQKNPPLSPRKTDCKHHLYYKDLIFRGPVKRCHVRVRPSRTVIRFGEDVKTPYLTS from the exons atggctcgtgcccggtttccaggaacttgccgctgccagccccgctgtccacgccgctctcggaggtcgtttcactctcgcagtacgccgcggatcggaggcggaggaggtgataagattt GTTGGATGCAGAAGAATCCTCCACTGTCTCCAAGGAAAACAGATTGCAAGCATCACTTGTATTAcaag GATTTGATCTTTAGAGGCCCAGTGAAGAGATGCCATGTGCGAGTAAG ACCCTCCAGAACTGTGATCAGATTTGGTGAAGATGTAAAAACTCCTTATCTCACAAGCTAA
- the LOC132180563 gene encoding uncharacterized protein LOC132180563, with protein MSGQKKEIIRLERESVIPILKPKLIMTLTNLIEHNSDRTEFLKLCKRIEYTIRAWYLLQFEDLMQLYSLFDPVHGAQKLEQQNLSPEEIDVLEQNFLTYLFQVLWELSIVLFLEHIWTPMEPKEKGKE; from the exons ATGAGCGGGCAGAAGAAAGAAATCATTCGATTGGAGCGTGAATCCGTCATTCCAATTCTCAAGCCTAAGCTCATCATGACCTTGACTAACCTCATTG AACATAATTCTGACCGGACTGAGTTTTTAAAGCTCTGCAAAAGAATTGAGTACACAATTCGAGCTTGGTATCTTCTGCAATTTGAGGATCTGATG CAACTGTACTCCCTCTTTGACCCTGTGCATGGGGCTCAGAAATTGGAGCAGCAGAACCTATCGCCTGAAGAAATTGATGTACTTGAACAAAATTTCCTGACGTACTTATTTCAGGTATTATGGGAACTTTCTATTGTTTTGTTCTTAGAGCACATTTGGACTCCAATGGAaccaaaagagaaaggaaaagagtaG
- the LOC132182312 gene encoding uncharacterized protein LOC132182312 isoform X2 yields the protein MARARFPGTCRCQPRCPRRSRRSFHSRSTPRIGGGGGWMQKNPPLSPRKTDCKHHLYYKDLIFRGPVKRCHVRVRSGATRSLEPSRTVIRFGEDVKTPYLTS from the exons atggctcgtgcccggtttccaggaacttgccgctgccagccccgctgtccacgccgctctcggaggtcgtttcactctcgcagtacgccgcggatcggaggcggaggag GTTGGATGCAGAAGAATCCTCCACTGTCTCCAAGGAAAACAGATTGCAAGCATCACTTGTATTAcaag GATTTGATCTTTAGAGGCCCAGTGAAGAGATGCCATGTGCGAGTAAG ATCAGGAGCTACAAGAAGTCTTGA ACCCTCCAGAACTGTGATCAGATTTGGTGAAGATGTAAAAACTCCTTATCTCACAAGCTAA
- the LOC132182260 gene encoding leucine-rich repeat receptor-like protein kinase PXC2 — translation MPLPWLLIIFSSFTYKLAFSEAAPTHSVPPSDALSLLSLKNAVSLDPSNLLSSWTPSTHHCHWYGVTCDDDVSPRIISLSLPNNMLSGRIAESIGKLRSLEVLELQGNNFSGNIPTQISRLHSLRLLNLSCNSLSGPIPNTLIGLGNLRVLDLSNNLLSGRLMITLSGKCDTLNHLRLSHNFLTDNIPPQIGKCWNLSTLLLDGNILQGGIPPEIGWISELRVLDVSRNIDETLIENDLGVCHAAMRCSSMEMETWEEAALLKMKDDEDDEPFVRCRTSCSLNAQDKELANWKFRDV, via the exons ATGCCTCTTCCATGGCTGCTCATCATTTTCTCCTCCTTCACATATAAACTCGCTTTCTCCGAAGCTGCTCCCACTCATTCGGTTCCACCCAGTGACGCATTGTCGCTTCTGAGCTTAAAGAACGCGGTCTCCCTCGACCCCTCCAACCTCCTCTCCAGCTGGACCCCCTCCACCCATCACTGCCACTGGTACGGCGTCACCTGCGACGACGACGTTTCCCCAAGAATCATCTCCTTATCCCTTCCGAACAACATGCTCTCCGGCAGGATCGCGGAGAGCATCGGAAAGCTCCGGTCTTTGGAGGTTCTTGAGCTTCAAGGTAACAACTTCTCCGGCAACATTCCCACCCAGATAAGCCGTCTTCACTCTCTACGCTTGCTTAACTTGTCTTGCAATTCGCTTTCTGGTCCCATACCCAATACACTGATTGGTTTAGGAAATCTACGAGTCCTTGATTTATCCAACAACCTGCTTTCTGGTAGGCTTATGATTACGTTGAGTGGTAAATGTGACACCTTGAACCATCTGAGGCTTTCTCATAACTTTCTGACCGATAATATCCCCCCCCAGATTGGCAAATGCTGGAACTTGAGTACCCTTTTGCTTGATGGGAACATATTACAAGGTGGGATCCCTCCAGAGATTGGCTGGATTTCCGAGCTCCGGGTTCTCGATGTTTCTAGGAACA TTGATGAAACATTAATTGAAAATGATCTTGGAGTCTGCCACGCCGCAATGAGGTGTTCGTCCATGGAGATGGAGACTTGGGAAGAAGCGGCGCTGCTGAAG ATGAAAGACGATGAAGACGATGAGCCGTTTGTAAGATGCAGAACCTCTTGTTCTCTAAATGCACAAGACAAGGAACTGGCTAACTGGAAATTCCGAGATGTTTAA
- the LOC132182312 gene encoding uncharacterized protein LOC132182312 isoform X4 produces MARARFPGTCRCQPRCPRRSRRSFHSRSTPRIGGGGGDKICWMQKNPPLSPRKTDCKHHLYYKDLIFRGPVKRCHVRTLQNCDQIW; encoded by the exons atggctcgtgcccggtttccaggaacttgccgctgccagccccgctgtccacgccgctctcggaggtcgtttcactctcgcagtacgccgcggatcggaggcggaggaggtgataagattt GTTGGATGCAGAAGAATCCTCCACTGTCTCCAAGGAAAACAGATTGCAAGCATCACTTGTATTAcaag GATTTGATCTTTAGAGGCCCAGTGAAGAGATGCCATGTGCGA ACCCTCCAGAACTGTGATCAGATTTGGTGA
- the LOC132180529 gene encoding uncharacterized protein LOC132180529 isoform X1, which produces MDRHLVRAWQTPRSLSIDLSSTDYVSQEPYYRRRKCLSPRSYNIIFCVPNFYTDDYHMNHTKWYSINIREDGPCEVYPKGKTISSFWEGMLNVYDGFAALRSHVYAFGCGPTPVYAFGSSLSEVCKLDLTSRGPYSLKRVSPMISPKYKPLSFALDGKIYFFSSRLQHTSPTVKWGEVFDPDYGKWEALPDPPYDSSSIILSAALENPSRILVAFHVPNTRYSAMFYTYNVQHRSWEVLAPPERKIHSMFPVGSCQRTITAHNTLYWTTWVETTWVEDGMEEEAFLIAYNLDLDKWLEGSLKHLGISSSPVPCLVHLENKRFCILQTARRMKSDEDEDEDEDGDGDEDEDEDEDEDEDKEEDEDEDEVYTEVFTRVYTDAYTDVRCIVVDISHMPGENRLDISLAWEEKYKVDSPFGLTDAFLRSEIKQSELRGED; this is translated from the exons ATGGACAGACACCTCGTCAGGGCGTGGCAGACTCCAAGATCATTATCAATTGATCTTTCATCAACTGATTATGTATCCCAAGAACCATATTATCGTCGTCGTAAGTGTTTATCTCCTCGTTCCTACAACATAATCTTCTGTGTGCCTAATTTCTATACGGATGACTATCATATGAACCATACGAAGTGGTATAGCATCAATATTCGTGAGGACGGTCCTTGCGAGGTCTACCCCAAGGGCAAAACGATCTCTTCGTTTTGGGAAGGCATGCTTAACGTGTACGATGGCTTTGCAGCCCTACGTTCCCACGTCTACGCTTTTGGTTGTGGGCCGACCCCCGTCTACGCTTTTGGTTCCTCTCTATCTGAAGTCTGCAAATTAGACCTTACCAGCCGTGGCCCCTACTCCTTAAAGCGTGTTTCTCCGATGATTTCTCCCAAATACAAACCGCTAAGTTTTGCTCTAGACgggaagatttattttttttctagtcGCCTACAGCATACGTCGCCTACCGTCAAGTGGGGTGAGGTTTTTGATCCTGATTATGGAAAATGGGAAGCCTTACCGGATCCTCCATATGATTCGAGTTCTATAATCCTTTCTGCAGCTCTTGAGAATCCAAGCAGGATTCTTGTGGCTTTCCATGTTCCGAATACACGCTATTCTGCAATGTTTTATACATATAATGTGCAGCATCGATCTTGGGAAGTGCTTGCCCCTCCTGAGCGCAAGATACACTCTATGTTCCCTGTCGGGAGTTGTCAAAGGACGATAACTGCACATAATACTTTATACTGGACCACTTGGGTAGAGACCACTTGGGTAGAGGATGGGATGGAGGAGGAAGCATTCTTGATTGCCTATAATTTAGACTTGGATAAGTGGCTAGAAGGGAGTCTTAAGCATCTCGGAATTTCCAGTTCACCAGTTCCTTGTCTTGTGCATTTAGAGAACAAGAGGTTCTGCATCTTACAAACGGCTCGTCGTATGAAATccgatgaagatgaagatgaagatgaagatggagatggagatgaagatgaagatgaagatgaagatgaagatgaagataaagaagaagatgaagatgaagacgaaGTATATACTGAAGTATTTACTCGTGTATATACTGATGCATATACTGATGTTCGCTGCATTGTAGTTGATATTTCTCACATGCCCGGGGAGAACAGATTGGACATATCGCTTGCttgggaagaaaaatataaagtggATAGCCCCTTTGGGTTAACAGATGCCTTTTTACG GTCTGAAATCAAGCAATCGGAACTGCGAGGAGAAGATTAA